The following are encoded together in the Natronolimnobius sp. AArcel1 genome:
- a CDS encoding METTL5 family protein: protein MSPSRRTIARELESLADFADPSPDLEQYLTPPEIAAHVCHLAALEDDLSRPVVDLGTGTGMLAIGAALAGAERVIGIDVDTDALATARENATRVGAAGIDWVRADATAPPVALEGATVLSNPPFGAQRGNRHADRDFLEAAGAVGTVSYTIHNEGSQEFVESFAADAGGEVTHAFRAEFPIEHRFEFHTEAESTLQAEVFRLEWTR from the coding sequence ATGTCGCCGTCTCGTCGGACGATCGCCCGCGAACTCGAGTCACTTGCTGATTTTGCCGATCCCTCGCCCGACCTCGAGCAGTATCTGACGCCGCCTGAAATTGCTGCCCATGTCTGTCATCTGGCTGCACTCGAGGACGACCTTTCGCGGCCAGTCGTCGACCTTGGAACGGGGACTGGAATGCTCGCGATTGGGGCTGCACTTGCGGGTGCCGAACGCGTCATCGGGATCGACGTCGACACGGATGCGCTGGCGACCGCGCGGGAGAACGCGACTCGAGTCGGCGCTGCAGGCATCGACTGGGTTCGCGCCGACGCGACGGCCCCGCCGGTCGCACTCGAGGGCGCGACTGTGCTTTCGAATCCGCCCTTCGGCGCACAACGCGGGAATCGACACGCGGATCGGGACTTTCTCGAGGCCGCTGGCGCTGTCGGGACGGTGTCGTACACGATCCACAACGAGGGCAGCCAGGAATTCGTCGAGTCGTTCGCCGCGGACGCGGGCGGAGAGGTAACGCACGCGTTTCGAGCCGAGTTTCCGATTGAGCACCGGTTCGAGTTTCACACCGAAGCGGAGTCGACGCTGCAGGCGGAAGTGTTCCGGCTCGAGTGGACTCGTTGA